The Pseudomonas viciae genomic interval TTCAACGCCGCCATCACCGAAATCCGCGCCAACGGCACGTACAAGAAGGTGCAGGACAAATACTTCGCCTTTGACGTCTACGGGCATTAATCGCTGACGCCAAGGTGGCCCGCCGTTGACCCGGCCGGCCACCTTTTTCATGGGCGATTGTTTTACCCTGCGCCTATCGAGATACCGCCATCCGGAGAGTTCATGCAACGCATCGACCATACCCTGCCATGGAGCCACCTGGGCACCGAGCGCCGGCTCAGTGTGTTTCGTTTTGGCCATGGCCCGCGCAAGGCCTATATCCAGGCCAGCCTCCACGCCGATGAGTTGCCGGGCATGCGCACCGCCTGGGAACTGAAGCAGCGGCTCAACGACCTCGAGGCCCAGGGCTTGCTCAAGGGCGTGATCGAGCTGGTGCCGGTGGCCAACCCCATTGGCCTGGACCAACACCTGCAAAGCGCCCACATGGGACGTTTCGAGTTGGGCAGCGGCAAGAACTTCAACCGCGCCTTCGTCGAACTCAGTACCCCGGTGGCGCAACGCATTGGTGATCGCCTGGGTGACGACCCGGCCGCCAATATCACCCTGATTCGCCAGACCATGGCCCAGGTCCTTGATGATCTGCCAGCACCGCCTTCACAACTCGAAGGGCTGCACCGTCTGTTGCTCAAGCATGCCTGCGACGCTGATGTGACCCTGGATCTGCATTGCGATTTCGAGGCGGCTATCCACTTGTATGCCTTGCCGCAACACTGGCCACAGTGGCGCTCCCTGGCAGCACGGCTGAAAGCCGGTGTCGCGTTGCTGTGCGAAGATTCCGGCGGCAGTTCGTTTGACGAGTCGTGTTCCACGCCCTGGTTGCGCCTGGCCAAGACCTTTCCCGAGGCGGCGATCCCGCTGGCCAACCTGGCGACAACGCTGGAGCTGGGCAGCATGGGCGACACCCGGGTAGAGCAAGCCCAGGCCAATTGCGAAGCGATTCTCGGATTCCTCGCTGAGCAGGGCTTCATCAGTGGCGATTGGCCGTGCGCACCCACTCAATGCTGCGAAGGTTTTCCGTTCGAAGGCACTGAGTATCTGTTCGCGCCGCACCATGGTGTCGTGAGTTTCCTGCGCGAAGCGGGGGAATGGGTGGAGCAGGGCGATCCGTTGTTCGAAGTGGTCGATCCGCTCAGCGACCGCGTCACCACCGTCCGGGCCGGCACCCCTGGCGTGTTGTTCGCCCTGGACCGTGGGCGCTACACCCAACCGGGAATCTGGCAGGCGAAAGTCGCCGGGCGTGAACCGATTCGGAGCGGGAAATTGAGCAACGACTGATAAGTGCTGTCTACCTCAGCGCACGGTCTTTGCCGTGCGGCTATCGAACGATGGAGGAAGATTGATGTTTAAAGCGCTCGCCCTGTTTCTATTGCTGGTCTCGTCCGGGTTGCAGGCCCAACCCTCGCTGCACACCGACTTGCCGCTCAACTACCTGGCCCAGGTCGATGAGCAAGCTAAAAACCGACCGCTGGTGATCTTCCTGCATGGTTCCGGCAGCAACGAGCAGGACTTGTTCGACCTCAAGGACGAGTTGCCCCGGCACTACAACTACCTCTCGGTGCGGGCCCCGAAGACCATGGAGCAGGGAAGTTACCAGTGGTTTGCCAAGCAGGGCGAGGGGGCCTATGACGGCGACCCCGCGGACCTGAAGGCCAGCGGCCAGTTGCTGCTGGATTTCATCGAGAAAGCCCGCACCAAATACTCGACCGACGCGAGCAAGGTTTACTTGGTGGGCTTTAGCCAGGGCGCGATGATGAGCTACGAAATAGCCCTGCGACACCCCGAAGCCGTGGGCGGCATTGCTGCGATGGGGGGGCGGGTCCTGTCGGTGCTACGCAGCGAGCTGACACCCAACGAGGCACGTCGGGCACTGGCGGTGTTCATCGGCCATGGCACGGTAGATCCGGTCATTCCCTACCACGACGGCACCGAGGCCAACACATTCCTCAAGACCCTGGCGCTGGAACCGG includes:
- a CDS encoding M14 family metallopeptidase, coding for MQRIDHTLPWSHLGTERRLSVFRFGHGPRKAYIQASLHADELPGMRTAWELKQRLNDLEAQGLLKGVIELVPVANPIGLDQHLQSAHMGRFELGSGKNFNRAFVELSTPVAQRIGDRLGDDPAANITLIRQTMAQVLDDLPAPPSQLEGLHRLLLKHACDADVTLDLHCDFEAAIHLYALPQHWPQWRSLAARLKAGVALLCEDSGGSSFDESCSTPWLRLAKTFPEAAIPLANLATTLELGSMGDTRVEQAQANCEAILGFLAEQGFISGDWPCAPTQCCEGFPFEGTEYLFAPHHGVVSFLREAGEWVEQGDPLFEVVDPLSDRVTTVRAGTPGVLFALDRGRYTQPGIWQAKVAGREPIRSGKLSND
- a CDS encoding alpha/beta hydrolase; translated protein: MFKALALFLLLVSSGLQAQPSLHTDLPLNYLAQVDEQAKNRPLVIFLHGSGSNEQDLFDLKDELPRHYNYLSVRAPKTMEQGSYQWFAKQGEGAYDGDPADLKASGQLLLDFIEKARTKYSTDASKVYLVGFSQGAMMSYEIALRHPEAVGGIAAMGGRVLSVLRSELTPNEARRALAVFIGHGTVDPVIPYHDGTEANTFLKTLALEPEFHAYLGLGHNISAQEVQDLRAWLERLNP